The Claveliimonas bilis genome window below encodes:
- a CDS encoding YodL domain-containing protein codes for MPYSSYDHDKLEAAETMRIERRIYFEAKDREIAPYASLPIAQLLSMRSESAAAEQAIFDDLKERAAAWEEQAGRTLLLDKTLEYVRTPHVQHTANEWQTTEHNRHIRSNRVYQMNYYIYENTRYDKEAQKSIPYSWTLTWSVRTNSPSRTQAKIAGQDRKVFTDKAAMEKYLNGRIKAYDRLFTEISPPIPQEYADYFKVNGMLMPDYTIEGEEPPQQQQAAAIPENTGQEKEREHMSEQFSIMIGNRSRFDAGDPGGYWLDMPATKEQLHEAMRNVGITADNPQDFSIRGYSDDPEKHIALPYEMVCAADVDELNFLAARLEQLDPAEVGKLNAALQQKNGLANIGQVIDFTYNVDFYVHIPEVHNYHDLGDYYLNQSGMVQMPEEWKGGIDLSTFGRNAAAQEKGAFTEYGYIVESGDEWERQFEGREVPEEYRIMSYPQPERGEQDKAYMDAAETQQADAQAAEPQQPRPVVPIILTSEKPAEKVKEITARLEQGVQAIFDSDRYKEFLTAMSKFHDYSLNNTILIAMQGGNLVMGFRQWEKEFDRHVKKGEKGIKIFAPAPYKVKKLVDKIDPETRKPMLDREGKVVKEEKEITVPAFKVITVFDISQTEGKEFPDLSVKPLLADVEQYEDFFAALEKASPVPIAFEQITNGANGYFSLTDKRIAIKEGVSELQAVKTAIHEIAHAKLHDVDLNAPPEQQNRVDRHTCEVEAESVAYTVCQHFGLDTSDYSFGYVAGWSSGKEMTELKASLETIQTTAKELITEIEGHFTELQQQRQAEQEQGDTFSIYQLKRGDETRDLRFEPYDRLQAAGLTIDRVNYELVYTAPLTKDMTLGDIWERFNIDHPADFKGHSLSVSDIVVLHQNDEDTAHYVDSIGFQQVPEFLQEQQTPVFDKLPPEQQQALSDTVQDTLQMLVDADKRIYGDVTGKTLEAIAAQGYSYKDGQLEKQQPEATPDSLLTGETVRTPRGNFHITDMSREQIEAAGFGFHHASEDGKYLIMGNGTQAYAIAAEQPQRDNPLKHVEDTIEQNDNNFDGLINNTPQTPTVADFEQRAKAGEAISVTDLAKAVKAEKREQPQKKPSILKKLDEYKKQAAQQPKDKQKEHKKDLEV; via the coding sequence ATGCCGTATTCCTCATACGACCATGACAAATTAGAAGCCGCCGAAACCATGCGGATAGAACGCCGGATATATTTTGAAGCAAAGGACAGGGAGATTGCCCCTTATGCTTCCTTGCCGATTGCGCAGCTACTTTCCATGCGCAGCGAAAGCGCGGCGGCAGAACAGGCGATTTTTGACGACCTTAAAGAACGCGCCGCCGCATGGGAAGAACAGGCGGGAAGAACGCTTTTGCTGGATAAAACACTTGAATATGTGAGAACGCCGCACGTCCAGCACACCGCTAACGAGTGGCAGACCACCGAGCATAACCGCCATATTCGCAGCAACCGGGTATATCAGATGAATTACTACATTTACGAGAATACCCGCTACGACAAAGAAGCGCAGAAATCTATCCCGTATTCATGGACGCTTACATGGAGCGTGCGCACCAACAGCCCAAGCAGAACCCAAGCGAAGATTGCCGGACAAGATAGAAAGGTTTTCACCGACAAGGCAGCTATGGAAAAGTATCTGAATGGGCGTATCAAAGCGTATGACCGCTTGTTTACGGAAATCTCCCCGCCTATCCCGCAGGAGTACGCCGACTATTTCAAAGTAAACGGTATGCTCATGCCGGACTACACCATAGAGGGCGAAGAACCCCCGCAGCAGCAACAGGCGGCAGCTATCCCCGAAAATACCGGGCAGGAAAAGGAGCGTGAACACATGAGCGAACAGTTTTCTATTATGATAGGCAACCGCAGCCGCTTTGACGCGGGCGACCCCGGCGGCTATTGGTTGGATATGCCCGCCACAAAGGAGCAGTTGCACGAAGCTATGCGGAACGTCGGCATTACCGCCGACAACCCGCAGGATTTTTCCATTCGCGGCTATTCCGACGACCCGGAGAAACATATTGCCTTGCCTTATGAAATGGTATGCGCCGCCGACGTGGACGAACTCAATTTTCTTGCGGCGCGGCTCGAACAGCTTGACCCCGCCGAGGTTGGCAAGCTGAACGCAGCTTTGCAGCAGAAAAACGGGCTTGCAAATATTGGACAGGTAATTGACTTCACCTACAACGTGGATTTTTACGTCCATATCCCCGAAGTACATAACTACCACGATTTGGGCGACTATTACTTAAATCAATCCGGCATGGTACAAATGCCCGAAGAATGGAAAGGCGGCATTGACCTTTCTACTTTTGGCAGGAACGCTGCCGCGCAGGAAAAAGGCGCGTTTACCGAGTACGGCTATATCGTGGAAAGCGGCGACGAGTGGGAACGGCAGTTTGAGGGGCGCGAAGTGCCGGAAGAATACCGCATTATGAGTTACCCGCAGCCGGAGCGCGGCGAACAGGACAAAGCCTATATGGACGCAGCCGAAACGCAGCAAGCAGACGCACAGGCCGCAGAGCCGCAGCAGCCCCGCCCCGTCGTCCCCATTATCCTTACTTCCGAAAAGCCCGCCGAAAAGGTAAAGGAGATCACCGCGCGTTTGGAACAGGGCGTACAGGCGATTTTTGACAGCGACCGCTACAAAGAGTTTCTAACCGCTATGTCAAAGTTCCATGATTATAGTTTGAATAACACTATCCTAATTGCTATGCAGGGCGGCAATTTGGTAATGGGCTTCCGTCAATGGGAAAAGGAGTTTGACCGCCATGTAAAGAAAGGCGAGAAAGGCATTAAAATCTTTGCCCCCGCGCCCTACAAGGTGAAAAAGCTGGTTGATAAAATCGACCCCGAAACGAGAAAGCCCATGCTTGACCGCGAGGGAAAAGTGGTAAAGGAAGAAAAGGAAATCACCGTCCCCGCCTTTAAGGTTATAACCGTCTTTGATATTTCGCAGACCGAGGGCAAGGAGTTTCCCGACCTTTCCGTTAAACCGCTGCTTGCCGATGTGGAGCAGTACGAGGATTTTTTCGCCGCCCTTGAAAAAGCGTCCCCCGTCCCGATTGCATTTGAGCAGATCACAAACGGCGCAAATGGGTATTTCAGTTTGACCGACAAGCGTATTGCAATCAAAGAGGGCGTGAGTGAATTACAGGCGGTAAAGACCGCCATTCACGAAATCGCCCATGCGAAGCTGCACGACGTAGACTTAAACGCCCCGCCGGAGCAGCAAAACCGCGTTGACCGCCATACCTGCGAGGTAGAAGCGGAAAGCGTCGCTTATACGGTTTGCCAGCATTTCGGCCTTGATACTTCCGATTACTCTTTCGGCTATGTGGCTGGTTGGAGCAGCGGCAAGGAAATGACCGAGTTAAAAGCGTCCCTTGAAACAATACAGACCACCGCAAAGGAACTCATTACCGAGATTGAGGGGCATTTTACCGAGTTGCAGCAGCAGCGGCAAGCCGAGCAGGAGCAGGGCGATACCTTTTCCATTTATCAGTTAAAGCGCGGGGACGAAACAAGGGACTTGCGCTTTGAGCCTTATGACCGTCTGCAAGCGGCTGGACTTACCATTGACCGGGTAAATTATGAACTCGTCTATACTGCACCGCTTACAAAGGATATGACGCTGGGCGACATTTGGGAAAGGTTTAATATCGACCACCCCGCCGACTTTAAGGGGCATAGCCTTTCCGTTTCCGACATTGTTGTGCTTCATCAGAACGACGAGGACACCGCCCACTATGTAGACAGTATCGGTTTTCAGCAAGTGCCGGAGTTTTTGCAGGAGCAGCAGACCCCCGTATTTGACAAGCTGCCGCCCGAACAGCAGCAAGCCTTGTCCGACACCGTACAAGACACTTTGCAAATGCTGGTTGACGCAGACAAGCGGATTTATGGCGACGTTACGGGCAAGACCCTTGAAGCAATCGCGGCGCAAGGATATTCCTACAAGGACGGGCAGCTTGAAAAGCAGCAGCCGGAAGCGACCCCCGACAGCCTTTTGACGGGTGAAACCGTTAGAACGCCGAGGGGCAATTTTCATATTACCGATATGAGCCGTGAACAGATCGAAGCGGCGGGATTTGGTTTTCACCATGCGTCGGAGGACGGGAAGTATCTCATTATGGGGAATGGCACACAGGCTTATGCCATAGCCGCCGAGCAGCCGCAGCGGGATAATCCCTTAAAGCACGTCGAGGACACCATAGAGCAGAACGACAACAATTTTGACGGGCTTATCAACAATACGCCGCAAACGCCCACCGTTGCAGATTTTGAGCAGCGGGCAAAGGCGGGGGAAGCGATTTCCGTTACCGACCTTGCAAAAGCGGTAAAAGCCGAGAAACGGGAACAGCCGCAGAAAAAACCGTCCATTTTGAAGAAGCTGGACGAATACAAGAAACAGGCGGCGCAGCAGCCGAAAGATAAACAGAAAGAGCATAAAAAGGATTTGGAGGTTTGA
- a CDS encoding DUF4315 family protein: MANTKLDRIERDIEKTRAKILEQQKKLKDLEAQKVEEENAQIVQMVKAVHLDGTQLAAFLSAYASGEITLPQPEATYPAEQEDNDNEE; the protein is encoded by the coding sequence ATGGCGAACACGAAACTTGACCGTATCGAAAGGGATATTGAGAAAACGAGGGCAAAAATCCTTGAACAGCAAAAGAAGCTGAAAGACCTTGAAGCGCAGAAAGTCGAGGAAGAAAACGCGCAGATCGTGCAAATGGTAAAGGCGGTACACCTTGACGGGACGCAGCTTGCCGCGTTCCTCTCCGCTTACGCCAGCGGCGAAATCACCTTGCCGCAGCCGGAAGCCACTTACCCCGCCGAACAGGAGGACAACGACAATGAAGAATAA
- a CDS encoding cysteine-rich KTR domain-containing protein has product MLKKYWIKCPICNGKTRVQVFHNTVLKDFPLFCPKCKLTHIIDVEKLEIVIKNTEKQTFII; this is encoded by the coding sequence ATGCTTAAAAAATATTGGATAAAATGTCCGATTTGTAACGGAAAGACGAGAGTTCAAGTATTTCATAATACTGTATTAAAAGATTTTCCTCTTTTCTGCCCTAAATGCAAATTGACGCATATCATTGATGTAGAAAAATTAGAGATTGTAATCAAAAATACAGAAAAACAAACTTTTATTATTTAG
- a CDS encoding transposon-transfer assisting family protein: protein MNTRFTIEEENIVAIYAEDSRETTLENILAAMPYMDEDMRQLAAAAVNKLQAMTDSEFSEREFILTDEE from the coding sequence ATGAATACCCGCTTTACCATTGAGGAAGAAAACATTGTTGCGATCTACGCCGAGGACAGCCGGGAAACAACGCTTGAAAATATCCTTGCCGCCATGCCCTACATGGACGAGGATATGCGCCAGCTTGCCGCCGCAGCGGTGAACAAGCTGCAAGCCATGACGGACAGCGAGTTTTCCGAAAGGGAGTTTATCTTGACCGACGAGGAATAG
- a CDS encoding cysteine-rich VLP domain-containing protein has product MIRLDEKQYRAVKKMTRAACANNDCGNCLLLDDGETCVCVQSISYSLLCRYFREAVLPADRQLCEQITRSGETDLKRCAVCGSTFAAGSNRAKYCPDCAAKIRRRQKAQSERNRRLRIKTTT; this is encoded by the coding sequence ATGATAAGGCTTGATGAAAAGCAATACCGCGCCGTAAAGAAAATGACCCGCGCCGCTTGTGCAAACAACGATTGCGGGAATTGTCTGCTGCTGGACGACGGGGAAACTTGCGTTTGTGTGCAGAGTATCAGCTATTCGCTGCTATGCCGCTATTTCCGCGAAGCGGTATTACCCGCCGACAGGCAGCTTTGCGAACAGATCACCCGCAGCGGGGAAACCGATTTGAAGCGTTGCGCGGTATGCGGCAGCACGTTTGCGGCGGGCAGCAACCGGGCGAAATACTGCCCCGATTGCGCGGCAAAGATACGCCGCAGACAGAAAGCCCAAAGCGAGAGAAACAGGCGTTTACGGATAAAAACAACTACATAG
- a CDS encoding helix-turn-helix transcriptional regulator, which yields MAKRPVPLYDFKAFGAAIKAARNEYGESRKKVSDELYISPRYLANIENKGQQPSLQVFYDLVTRYHISVDQFFFPNSNAEKSTGRRQLDALLDGMSDKGIRIVTATAREITEVEKAED from the coding sequence ATGGCAAAAAGGCCCGTACCATTGTACGACTTTAAGGCTTTCGGGGCAGCTATAAAAGCCGCGAGAAATGAATACGGCGAGAGCCGCAAAAAGGTAAGCGACGAGTTATATATTTCCCCGCGCTACCTTGCGAATATCGAGAACAAGGGACAACAGCCGAGTTTACAGGTATTCTATGACCTTGTAACCCGGTATCATATTTCGGTAGATCAATTTTTCTTCCCGAACAGCAATGCGGAGAAATCCACCGGGCGGCGGCAGCTTGACGCGCTGCTGGACGGTATGAGCGATAAAGGCATACGGATTGTAACCGCAACAGCAAGGGAGATAACGGAAGTCGAAAAAGCAGAGGATTAA
- a CDS encoding DUF4366 domain-containing protein: MKNKKIIRKFTVLLAALVIMCGFSVTAYAGGGDESDDTPTPVTEETPAPETEPEETTGGYEPQPLTPDGNMSLVDDITGEASGDKQFITVVTKSGNYFYIIIDRAEDGENTVHFLNQVDEADLTALMEDGQTEAPVCSCTDKCVAGSVNTACPVCSVNMSECAGVEAEPEPEETEQPPEEEKGGGMGILLVVLLVAAAGGGAFYYFKILKPKKDAAKGSSSLDDLDFDEDDEETEVVETEQTEQEDDNL; this comes from the coding sequence ATGAAGAATAAAAAGATAATCCGAAAGTTTACCGTATTGCTTGCCGCACTGGTTATCATGTGCGGCTTTTCTGTTACCGCTTATGCGGGCGGTGGCGATGAAAGCGACGACACGCCTACCCCCGTAACCGAGGAAACCCCCGCGCCGGAAACCGAGCCGGAAGAAACGACGGGCGGCTATGAGCCGCAGCCCCTTACCCCGGACGGGAATATGTCCCTTGTGGACGATATAACGGGTGAAGCGTCCGGCGACAAGCAGTTTATCACCGTCGTTACCAAAAGTGGCAACTATTTTTACATCATCATTGACCGCGCCGAGGACGGGGAAAATACCGTCCATTTCCTTAACCAAGTGGACGAAGCGGATTTAACCGCCCTTATGGAGGACGGGCAGACCGAAGCCCCCGTTTGTAGCTGCACCGATAAATGCGTTGCCGGAAGCGTCAACACCGCTTGCCCGGTTTGCAGCGTCAACATGAGCGAGTGCGCGGGTGTGGAAGCCGAGCCGGAGCCGGAAGAAACCGAGCAGCCGCCGGAAGAAGAAAAAGGCGGCGGCATGGGTATTCTGCTTGTCGTGCTGCTTGTTGCCGCAGCGGGCGGCGGCGCGTTCTACTACTTTAAGATTTTGAAGCCCAAAAAGGACGCGGCGAAAGGCAGCAGCAGCCTTGACGACCTTGATTTTGACGAGGACGACGAGGAAACGGAAGTAGTCGAAACCGAACAGACCGAGCAGGAGGACGATAATCTATGA
- a CDS encoding plasmid mobilization protein, translated as MENRKRNIQMKFYVTEEEKRLIDEKMKQLPIKQYGAYFRKMAIDGYILVVDRSDTKAYIRELQAVSRNINQIAKRANATGTVYRQDIEDIKKAVDEIWRLQRRTLLNQP; from the coding sequence ATGGAAAACCGAAAGAGAAATATACAGATGAAGTTTTACGTTACGGAAGAAGAAAAGCGGCTGATCGACGAGAAGATGAAGCAGCTTCCCATAAAGCAGTATGGGGCATACTTCCGTAAAATGGCGATAGACGGGTATATTCTTGTCGTTGACCGAAGCGACACAAAAGCATATATCCGGGAACTGCAAGCGGTGAGCCGGAACATCAACCAAATTGCAAAACGCGCCAATGCGACGGGGACGGTTTACAGGCAGGATATAGAGGACATTAAAAAGGCGGTGGACGAGATATGGCGGTTACAAAGACGCACCCTATTAAATCAACCTTAA
- a CDS encoding type IA DNA topoisomerase — protein sequence MKLVIAEKPSVGAAIAAVMGANEKRSGYFEGGGYLVSWCIGHLISLADAATYNEQFRKWKYDDLPIVPQEWQFIVASGKEQQFSILKDLMHRSDVTEIINACDSGREGELIFRFVYEQANCKKPFSRLWISSMEASAIREGFSNLKDGRGYDNLYQSALCRAKADWLIGINATRLFSILYHKTLNVGRVQTPTLAMLVNRDYAISSFKKEKYHVVRLDVGGVAALSERQDDEAAARQMKAACEKSQAVCTSLKKEKKTAAPPKLFDLTALQREANRLYGFTAKQTLDYAQALYEKRLLTYPRTDSKYITSDMEGSTKELITGLCAALPFMQGVKLQADLARICDNSKVTDHHAILPTAEFVKTGFSSLAESEKKLMTLVCAKLLCAVAAPYEYEAVTAVFTCGGYTFTAKGRTTLCEGWREIERLSRAASGEQDEDAEPEAVLPPLAEGQTFDNPAAEISERYTQPPKAFTEDTLLSAMESAGKEDTPEDAERKGLGTTATRAGIIEKLISAGFAERKGKKLIPTKDGYNLVAILPDSLTSPQLTAEWETRLTGIAKGSDSPADFMRGIEEMTAGLVKTYSAISEDKAKLFTPQREAIGTCPRCGAAVYEGKKNFYCSDRACSFVMWKNDRFFEQRKKAFTKAIAAALLKDGKVKIKGMYSTKTGKTFDGVVLLADTGGKYVNFRVEQNRK from the coding sequence ATGAAACTTGTAATTGCAGAAAAACCGAGCGTCGGGGCGGCGATTGCCGCCGTTATGGGCGCGAATGAAAAGCGCAGCGGATATTTTGAGGGCGGCGGCTACCTTGTGTCGTGGTGTATCGGGCATTTGATTAGCCTTGCAGACGCGGCGACCTACAATGAACAATTCCGTAAATGGAAGTACGACGATCTTCCCATTGTCCCGCAGGAGTGGCAGTTTATTGTTGCCAGCGGCAAGGAGCAGCAGTTTTCCATTCTCAAAGACCTTATGCACCGCAGCGACGTTACCGAGATTATCAATGCTTGCGACAGCGGGCGCGAGGGGGAACTCATTTTCCGCTTTGTCTATGAACAGGCGAATTGCAAAAAGCCCTTTTCCCGCCTTTGGATTAGCAGCATGGAAGCAAGTGCAATCCGCGAGGGCTTTTCAAATCTCAAAGACGGGCGCGGCTATGACAACCTCTATCAATCCGCGCTTTGCAGAGCAAAGGCCGATTGGCTCATTGGCATTAACGCGACCCGCCTTTTCTCTATCCTCTACCATAAAACATTGAATGTCGGCAGAGTGCAAACGCCCACCCTTGCTATGCTGGTAAACCGCGACTATGCAATCAGCAGCTTTAAGAAAGAGAAATATCATGTCGTCCGGCTGGACGTTGGCGGCGTTGCCGCCCTTTCCGAAAGGCAGGACGACGAAGCGGCGGCGCGGCAGATGAAAGCGGCTTGCGAGAAATCGCAGGCCGTTTGTACTTCCCTTAAAAAAGAGAAAAAGACCGCAGCCCCGCCGAAACTGTTTGACCTCACCGCCTTGCAGCGGGAAGCAAACCGTTTGTATGGGTTTACGGCGAAACAGACCCTTGACTATGCGCAAGCCCTTTATGAAAAACGGCTTTTGACCTATCCCCGCACCGACAGCAAATATATCACTTCCGATATGGAGGGCAGCACAAAGGAACTTATCACCGGCCTTTGCGCTGCTCTCCCCTTTATGCAGGGCGTGAAGCTGCAAGCCGACCTTGCGAGGATTTGCGACAACAGCAAAGTAACCGACCATCACGCCATTTTGCCGACAGCGGAGTTTGTGAAAACGGGCTTTTCTTCCCTTGCCGAAAGTGAGAAAAAGCTAATGACCCTTGTGTGCGCAAAACTGCTTTGCGCCGTTGCCGCGCCCTATGAGTATGAAGCGGTTACGGCGGTTTTCACTTGCGGCGGCTATACCTTTACCGCAAAGGGCAGGACGACGCTTTGCGAGGGTTGGCGCGAGATTGAAAGACTATCCCGCGCCGCGTCCGGGGAACAGGACGAGGACGCAGAGCCGGAAGCGGTTTTACCCCCGCTTGCCGAGGGGCAGACCTTTGACAATCCGGCAGCGGAGATCTCCGAACGTTACACGCAGCCCCCAAAGGCATTTACCGAAGATACGTTACTTTCGGCTATGGAGAGTGCGGGAAAGGAGGACACGCCGGAGGACGCGGAGCGCAAAGGGTTAGGCACCACCGCGACGCGGGCGGGTATCATTGAAAAACTCATTAGCGCGGGCTTTGCCGAGCGCAAGGGCAAAAAGCTAATCCCCACAAAGGACGGGTATAACCTTGTCGCTATTCTGCCCGACAGCCTTACGTCCCCGCAGCTTACGGCAGAATGGGAAACGCGCCTTACCGGGATTGCAAAGGGCAGCGACAGCCCCGCCGACTTCATGCGCGGGATTGAGGAAATGACAGCGGGGCTTGTCAAGACCTATTCCGCGATTTCCGAGGATAAAGCGAAGCTGTTTACCCCACAGCGGGAAGCAATCGGCACTTGCCCCCGTTGCGGCGCGGCGGTTTACGAGGGCAAGAAAAACTTTTACTGCTCCGACAGGGCTTGCAGCTTTGTGATGTGGAAGAATGACCGCTTTTTTGAGCAGCGCAAAAAGGCTTTCACAAAGGCGATTGCCGCCGCCCTTTTGAAAGACGGAAAGGTAAAAATCAAAGGTATGTACTCGACCAAGACGGGAAAGACCTTTGACGGAGTTGTGCTGCTTGCCGACACAGGCGGCAAGTATGTAAACTTCCGCGTCGAGCAGAACCGAAAATGA
- the rlmN gene encoding 23S rRNA (adenine(2503)-C(2))-methyltransferase RlmN: MKRLPKYTPAEVRNDPYGFTYKEMSEVIGENEAKALYEELYKQLPRKKNLSMLVKNICKSSDTEKYVYELKDNKYIETVFIKRRDGGTVCVSTQVGCPVGCIFCESGRNGFVRNLTSSEIVQQIILLRRKVNRIVFMGMGEPLFNYDNLIKAIHILRDRYGLNFPTDGITISTVGPVDQLKKLREEHLKIQLTISLHAATQSARNRIIPHMRIYAIEDVVKQALSYSERHNRKIVFAYLLLPGINDRPSDVRQLAKWFRGKKVMINVLQYNPTSNSRIKAPQKREIVAFKHQLEQAGLEVTMRVSHGREINAACGQLANTYNKFKKK; the protein is encoded by the coding sequence ATGAAACGTTTACCTAAATATACGCCTGCGGAAGTACGGAATGATCCATACGGATTTACTTACAAAGAAATGTCGGAAGTTATTGGCGAGAATGAAGCAAAAGCCTTATATGAAGAATTATATAAGCAATTACCACGCAAAAAAAATCTATCAATGTTGGTAAAAAATATTTGCAAAAGCAGTGATACTGAAAAGTATGTTTACGAACTGAAAGACAACAAATACATTGAAACGGTTTTTATCAAGCGGCGAGATGGTGGAACTGTTTGCGTGAGCACACAAGTCGGTTGTCCTGTTGGTTGTATTTTTTGTGAGTCCGGGCGAAATGGCTTTGTTCGTAATCTAACATCGTCAGAAATCGTACAACAGATTATATTGTTGCGTCGAAAAGTAAACCGTATCGTTTTTATGGGTATGGGAGAGCCTTTATTCAATTATGACAACTTGATAAAAGCAATCCATATTCTCCGAGATAGATATGGGCTCAACTTTCCAACCGACGGCATTACCATATCAACAGTTGGTCCGGTCGATCAATTAAAAAAATTGCGCGAGGAACATCTTAAAATTCAGTTGACAATATCTTTACACGCAGCAACACAATCTGCAAGAAATCGTATTATTCCTCACATGCGCATATATGCTATTGAAGATGTTGTTAAGCAAGCCTTATCCTATTCTGAAAGGCATAATCGCAAAATTGTCTTTGCGTATTTGCTTTTACCGGGTATAAATGACCGGCCCTCAGATGTAAGACAACTTGCAAAATGGTTTCGGGGCAAAAAAGTTATGATTAACGTGTTACAATACAACCCAACAAGCAATTCAAGAATTAAAGCACCACAGAAACGGGAAATAGTTGCATTCAAACATCAATTAGAGCAAGCAGGACTTGAAGTTACTATGAGAGTTTCTCATGGCAGAGAGATTAACGCGGCTTGTGGACAGTTAGCTAACACATATAATAAATTCAAAAAAAAATGA
- a CDS encoding relaxase/mobilization nuclease domain-containing protein, whose translation MAVTKTHPIKSTLKAAIDYILNPEKTDGKLLASSFGCGLETADIEFAWTREAAGDRGTHLGRHLIQSFAVGETTPEEAHKIGMELAGAVLGGKYEFVLTTHVDKDHLHNHLIFNAVSFVDYKKYHSNKQSYHFIRRTSDRICKEHGLSVVVPGQDKGKSYAEYTAEKQGTSYKAKLKTAIDTLIPQVKDFDELLRRLQEMGYEIKQGKYISFRAAGQERFTRTKTLGAAYTEEAIKERIKGVYVAKTKTLREDKKIRLIVDLENSIKAQQSAGYERWAKIHNLKQAAKSMNFLTENKIEYYSELESKIADIMTAHDAAAKAVKEVEQRMSDLSLLIKHTTTYRQLKPIYDEYRKSPDKEKYLRGHESEIILFEAAARALKEMQIKKLPDLAALRKEYRSLNDRKTKLYEDYRQAKKQMQEYGVVKKNVDSILYPSQSRAREQER comes from the coding sequence ATGGCGGTTACAAAGACGCACCCTATTAAATCAACCTTAAAGGCTGCGATAGACTATATCTTAAATCCCGAAAAGACAGACGGGAAGCTGCTTGCGTCCTCTTTCGGCTGCGGGCTGGAAACCGCCGATATTGAGTTTGCATGGACGCGGGAAGCTGCCGGAGATCGCGGCACACATTTAGGGCGGCACTTGATACAATCCTTTGCGGTGGGAGAAACCACACCGGAAGAAGCGCACAAAATCGGCATGGAACTTGCCGGGGCGGTATTAGGCGGCAAGTATGAGTTTGTTTTGACAACTCACGTCGATAAAGACCATCTGCATAATCACTTGATTTTCAACGCGGTTAGCTTCGTTGACTACAAAAAGTACCATTCCAACAAGCAAAGCTATCACTTTATCCGGCGCACCAGCGACAGGATATGTAAAGAGCATGGGCTATCCGTCGTCGTACCGGGACAGGACAAGGGAAAAAGCTATGCAGAATACACCGCCGAAAAGCAAGGGACAAGCTACAAAGCAAAGCTGAAAACGGCGATAGATACTCTCATTCCCCAAGTGAAAGATTTTGACGAACTGCTGCGCCGCTTGCAGGAAATGGGGTATGAAATCAAACAGGGCAAATACATTTCCTTTCGCGCTGCCGGACAGGAACGGTTTACCCGCACAAAGACGCTCGGCGCGGCCTATACGGAAGAAGCGATAAAGGAGCGTATCAAGGGCGTGTATGTTGCCAAAACAAAAACGCTGCGGGAAGATAAGAAAATCCGGCTTATCGTCGATCTTGAAAACAGTATCAAAGCCCAACAGTCGGCGGGCTATGAACGGTGGGCAAAAATCCATAATCTGAAACAGGCTGCTAAAAGCATGAACTTCCTAACCGAAAACAAGATTGAGTATTATAGCGAACTTGAAAGCAAGATAGCCGATATTATGACCGCTCATGACGCGGCGGCAAAGGCGGTTAAGGAAGTGGAACAGCGTATGTCTGATTTGTCGCTGCTTATCAAGCACACCACCACATACCGACAGTTAAAACCGATTTACGATGAATACCGAAAATCGCCGGACAAGGAAAAGTATCTGCGGGGGCATGAAAGCGAAATTATCCTGTTTGAAGCTGCGGCAAGGGCATTAAAGGAAATGCAGATAAAGAAGCTGCCCGATCTCGCCGCGCTGCGCAAGGAGTATAGAAGCTTAAACGACAGGAAAACCAAATTGTATGAAGATTATCGGCAAGCCAAGAAGCAAATGCAGGAATACGGCGTTGTCAAAAAGAACGTCGATAGTATTCTTTACCCGTCCCAAAGCAGGGCGCGGGAGCAGGAGCGATAA